One window from the genome of Helicobacter pylori encodes:
- the lpxF gene encoding lipid A 4'-phosphatase, with amino-acid sequence MKKLKGLFLSLLLWVYPLRSEPINEGAYILEEIGDVLRFLPIFVGTVSLAMRDYRGLGELAVGTLVTQGVIYGLKGAFSTAHKDGARVGFAKRPCCNSWRGMPSGHAGGVFSAAGFVYYRYGWKPALPVIALAILTDASRVVAEQHTILQVTIGSLIAWGFAYLFTSRYKPKQWMLYPEISSDFKGSSRYGVSFSYQW; translated from the coding sequence ATGAAAAAACTCAAAGGTCTTTTTTTGAGCCTACTCTTATGGGTCTATCCTTTAAGGAGTGAGCCGATCAATGAGGGGGCATACATTTTAGAAGAGATTGGCGATGTGCTTAGGTTTTTGCCTATTTTTGTAGGCACGGTCAGTTTGGCGATGCGCGATTATAGAGGTTTAGGGGAATTAGCGGTCGGCACATTGGTTACTCAAGGAGTGATTTATGGCCTTAAAGGAGCTTTTAGCACCGCCCATAAAGATGGGGCTAGAGTGGGATTTGCTAAACGCCCGTGCTGTAATTCTTGGAGAGGCATGCCAAGCGGGCATGCTGGGGGGGTGTTTAGCGCGGCTGGGTTTGTGTATTACCGCTATGGGTGGAAACCGGCTCTTCCTGTGATCGCTCTTGCAATCCTCACTGATGCCAGTAGAGTGGTGGCAGAACAACACACAATCTTGCAAGTTACAATCGGCAGCCTTATCGCATGGGGGTTTGCTTATTTATTCACTTCACGCTACAAACCCAAACAATGGATGCTCTATCCTGAAATCTCTAGCGATTTTAAGGGCAGTAGCCGCTATGGGGTGAGCTTTTCTTATCAATGGTAA